Proteins from a genomic interval of Eschrichtius robustus isolate mEscRob2 chromosome 9, mEscRob2.pri, whole genome shotgun sequence:
- the TTK gene encoding dual specificity protein kinase TTK isoform X2, with the protein MEAEDLSGRELTIDSIMNKVRDIKNKFKNEDLTDELSLNKVSADTTDNSGTVNQIMMMANNPEDWLNLLLKLEKNSVPLNDALLNKLIGRYNQAIEALPPDKYGQNESFARIQVRFAELKAIQEPDDARDYFQMARANCKKFAFVHISFAQFELSQGNFKKSKQLLHKAVECGAVPGEMLEIAIRNLNLQKKQLLSEEEKKSLSASTVSNVQEPFPSTLGHLPNRNISCDSRAQTKARFLYGENIPPQDAEIGHRNPLKQTNKAKRSCPFGRVPVNLLSSPDYHEKTDASVAPPFTKRQISGSECRDTVVSGSKSSGNDSSDLRHLTSVKNIRSKEPLMSDEKSSELVTDSVTLKNKSESSLLTKLEETKEHHEPKVPESNQKQWPSKRKSECVNQNPAASSNQWQISEIISKADTEKQTSFEQPALSVSKQSPPISTPKWIDPKSICKTPSNSVLDDYMSCFRTPVVKNDFPPACQLSTPYSQLACFQQQQQQIPVTPLQNLQISASSSANECISVKGKMYSILKQLGSGGSSKVFQVLNGKKQIHAIKYVNLEEADSQTIDSYRNEIAYLNKLQQHSDKIIRLYDYEIADQYIYMVMECGNIDLNTWLKKKKSINPWERKSYWKNMLEAVHTIHQHGIVHSDLKPANFLIVDGMLKLIDFGIANQMQPDTTSIVKDSQVGTVNYMPPEAIKDMSSSRENGKSKSKISPKSDVWSLGCILYYMTYGKTPFQHIINQISKLHAIIDPNHEIEFPDIPEKDLQDVLKCCLIRDPKQRISIPELLAHPYVQIQTHPGNQMAKGTTEEMKYVLGQLVGLNSPNSILKAAKTLYEHYSGGESHDSCSSSNTLEKKWGKK; encoded by the exons atggAGGCTGAGGATTTAAGTGGCAGAGAGTTGACAATTGATTCCAtaatgaacaaagtgagagatattaaaaataaatttaaaaacgaaGATCTTACTGATGAGCTAAGCTTGAATAAAGTCTCTGCTGATACTACAG ATAACTCGGGAACTGTTAACCAAATTATGATGATGGCAAACAACCCAGAGGACTGGTTGAATTTGTTGCTCAAACTAGAGAAAAACAGTGTCCCTTTAAATGATGCccttttaaataaattgattgGTCGTTACAATCAAGCAATTGAAGCACTTCCTCCAGATAAATATGGCCAAAATGAGAGTTTTGCTAGAATTCAAGTGAGATTTGCTGAATTAAAAGC TATTCAAGAGCCAGATGACGCACGTGACTACTTTCAGATGGCCAGAGCAAACTGCAAGAAATTTGCTtttgtgcatatatcttttgcaCAGTTTGAACTATCACAAG gTAATTTCAAAAAAAGCAAGCAACTTCTTCATAAAGCTGTGGAATGCGGAGCAGTACCAGGAGAAATGCTGGAAATTGCCATTCGGAATTTAAACCTTCAAAAAAAGCAGCTGctttcagaggaagaaaagaagagtttATCAG CATCTACAGTATCAAATGTGCAAGAACCATTCCCCAGTACACTTGGACATTTACCAAATAGGAACATCAGTTGTGATTCCAGAGCACAGACTAAAGCCAGGTTTTTGTATGG agaGAACATACCCCCTCAAGATGCAGAGATAGGCCATCGAAATccattgaaacaaacaaacaaagctaaGCGA tcATGCCCATTCGGAAGAGTCCCAGTTAACCTTCTAAGTAGCCCGGATTACCATGAGAAGACAGATGCTTCAGTTGCACCCCCTTTTACTAAAAG ACAGATCTCTGGATCAGAATGCCGAGATACAGTCGTTTCTGGATCTAAATCAAGTGGAAATGATTCCAGTGACTTGAGACATTTAACG TCTGTTAAAAATATTCGTTCCAAGGAACCTCTGATGTCAGATGAGAAGAGTTCTGAACTTGTTACTGATTCAGTAACCCTGAAGAATAAAAGTGAATCAAGTCTTCTAACAAAATTAGAAG AAACTAAAGAACATCACGAACCAAAGGTTCCAGAAAGTAACCAGAAACAATGGCCATCTAAGAGAAAGTCAGAATGTGTAAACCAGAATCCTGCTGCATCTTCAAATCAGTGGCAGATTTCAGAGATAATCTCAAAAGCTGATACAGAG AAACAAACCAGTTTTGAGCAACCTGCCCTTTCGGTTTCAAAGCAGTCACCACCGATATCAACACCTAAATGGATTGACCCAAAATCTATCTGTAAGACACCCAGCAACAGTGTCTTGGATGATTATATGAGCTG ttTCAGGACTCCAGTTGTAAAGAACGACTTTCCACCTGCTTGTCAGTTGTCAACACCATATAGCCAACTTGCCTGTttccagcagcaacagcagcaaatACCCGTTACTCCACTTCAAAACTTGCAG atTTCAGCATCCTCTTCAGCAAATGAATGCATTTCAGTTAAAGGAAAAATGTATTCCATACTGAAGCAGCTAGGAAGTGGAGGTTCAAGTAAG GTATTTCAGGTGTTGAATGGAAAGAAACAGATACATGCTATAAAGTATGTGAACTTAGAAGAAGCAGATAGCCAAACAATTGATAGTTACCGGAATGAAATTGCTTATCTGAATAAACTACAACAACACAGTGATAAAATCATCCGACTTTATGAtta TGAAATCGCAGATCAGTACATCTACATGGTAATGGAATGTGGAAATATTGATCTTAATACttggcttaaaaagaaaaaatccatcaATCCATGGGAACGCAAGAGTTACTGGAAAAATATGTTGGAGGCAGTTCACACGATTCATCAACatg gtattgttCACAGTGATCTGAAGCCTGCTAACTTTCTGATAGTTGATGGCATGCTAAAGCTAATTGATTTTGGAATTGCAAACCAAATGCAACCAGATACAACAAGTATTGTTAAAGACTCTCAG GTTGGTACAGTTAATTATATGCCACCAGAAGCAATCAAAGATATGTCTTCCTCAAGAGAAAATGGGAAATCCAAATCGAAG ataaGCCCCAAAAGTGATGTTTGGTCCTTAGGTTGCATTTTGTACTATATGACTTACGGGAAAACACCGTTTCAGCATATCATTAATCAGATTTCTAAATTACATGCCATAATTGACCCTAATCATGAAATTGAATTTCCTGATATTCCAGAGAAAGATCTTCAAGATGTGTTAAAG tgtTGTTTAATAAGGGACCCTAAACAGAGGATATCCATTCCTGAGCTTCTGGCACATCCATATGTTCAGATTCAAACTCATCCAG gTAACCAGATGGCTAAGGGaaccactgaagaaatgaaatacGTTCTGGGCCAACTTGTTGGCCTGAATTCTCCTAactccattttgaaagctgctaaA
- the TTK gene encoding dual specificity protein kinase TTK isoform X3, translated as MEAEDLSGRELTIDSIMNKVRDIKNKFKNEDLTDELSLNKVSADTTDNSGTVNQIMMMANNPEDWLNLLLKLEKNSVPLNDALLNKLIGRYNQAIEALPPDKYGQNESFARIQVRFAELKAIQEPDDARDYFQMARANCKKFAFVHISFAQFELSQGNFKKSKQLLHKAVECGAVPGEMLEIAIRNLNLQKKQLLSEEEKKSLSASTVSNVQEPFPSTLGHLPNRNISCDSRAQTKARFLYGENIPPQDAEIGHRNPLKQTNKAKRSCPFGRVPVNLLSSPDYHEKTDASVAPPFTKRQISGSECRDTVVSGSKSSGNDSSDLRHLTSVKNIRSKEPLMSDEKSSELVTDSVTLKNKSESSLLTKLEETKEHHEPKVPESNQKQWPSKRKSECVNQNPAASSNQWQISEIISKADTEQKQTSFEQPALSVSKQSPPISTPKWIDPKSICKTPSNSVLDDYMSCFRTPVVKNDFPPACQLSTPYSQLACFQQQQQQIPVTPLQNLQVFQVLNGKKQIHAIKYVNLEEADSQTIDSYRNEIAYLNKLQQHSDKIIRLYDYEIADQYIYMVMECGNIDLNTWLKKKKSINPWERKSYWKNMLEAVHTIHQHGIVHSDLKPANFLIVDGMLKLIDFGIANQMQPDTTSIVKDSQVGTVNYMPPEAIKDMSSSRENGKSKSKISPKSDVWSLGCILYYMTYGKTPFQHIINQISKLHAIIDPNHEIEFPDIPEKDLQDVLKCCLIRDPKQRISIPELLAHPYVQIQTHPGNQMAKGTTEEMKYVLGQLVGLNSPNSILKAAKTLYEHYSGGESHDSCSSSNTLEKKWGKK; from the exons atggAGGCTGAGGATTTAAGTGGCAGAGAGTTGACAATTGATTCCAtaatgaacaaagtgagagatattaaaaataaatttaaaaacgaaGATCTTACTGATGAGCTAAGCTTGAATAAAGTCTCTGCTGATACTACAG ATAACTCGGGAACTGTTAACCAAATTATGATGATGGCAAACAACCCAGAGGACTGGTTGAATTTGTTGCTCAAACTAGAGAAAAACAGTGTCCCTTTAAATGATGCccttttaaataaattgattgGTCGTTACAATCAAGCAATTGAAGCACTTCCTCCAGATAAATATGGCCAAAATGAGAGTTTTGCTAGAATTCAAGTGAGATTTGCTGAATTAAAAGC TATTCAAGAGCCAGATGACGCACGTGACTACTTTCAGATGGCCAGAGCAAACTGCAAGAAATTTGCTtttgtgcatatatcttttgcaCAGTTTGAACTATCACAAG gTAATTTCAAAAAAAGCAAGCAACTTCTTCATAAAGCTGTGGAATGCGGAGCAGTACCAGGAGAAATGCTGGAAATTGCCATTCGGAATTTAAACCTTCAAAAAAAGCAGCTGctttcagaggaagaaaagaagagtttATCAG CATCTACAGTATCAAATGTGCAAGAACCATTCCCCAGTACACTTGGACATTTACCAAATAGGAACATCAGTTGTGATTCCAGAGCACAGACTAAAGCCAGGTTTTTGTATGG agaGAACATACCCCCTCAAGATGCAGAGATAGGCCATCGAAATccattgaaacaaacaaacaaagctaaGCGA tcATGCCCATTCGGAAGAGTCCCAGTTAACCTTCTAAGTAGCCCGGATTACCATGAGAAGACAGATGCTTCAGTTGCACCCCCTTTTACTAAAAG ACAGATCTCTGGATCAGAATGCCGAGATACAGTCGTTTCTGGATCTAAATCAAGTGGAAATGATTCCAGTGACTTGAGACATTTAACG TCTGTTAAAAATATTCGTTCCAAGGAACCTCTGATGTCAGATGAGAAGAGTTCTGAACTTGTTACTGATTCAGTAACCCTGAAGAATAAAAGTGAATCAAGTCTTCTAACAAAATTAGAAG AAACTAAAGAACATCACGAACCAAAGGTTCCAGAAAGTAACCAGAAACAATGGCCATCTAAGAGAAAGTCAGAATGTGTAAACCAGAATCCTGCTGCATCTTCAAATCAGTGGCAGATTTCAGAGATAATCTCAAAAGCTGATACAGAG CAGAAACAAACCAGTTTTGAGCAACCTGCCCTTTCGGTTTCAAAGCAGTCACCACCGATATCAACACCTAAATGGATTGACCCAAAATCTATCTGTAAGACACCCAGCAACAGTGTCTTGGATGATTATATGAGCTG ttTCAGGACTCCAGTTGTAAAGAACGACTTTCCACCTGCTTGTCAGTTGTCAACACCATATAGCCAACTTGCCTGTttccagcagcaacagcagcaaatACCCGTTACTCCACTTCAAAACTTGCAG GTATTTCAGGTGTTGAATGGAAAGAAACAGATACATGCTATAAAGTATGTGAACTTAGAAGAAGCAGATAGCCAAACAATTGATAGTTACCGGAATGAAATTGCTTATCTGAATAAACTACAACAACACAGTGATAAAATCATCCGACTTTATGAtta TGAAATCGCAGATCAGTACATCTACATGGTAATGGAATGTGGAAATATTGATCTTAATACttggcttaaaaagaaaaaatccatcaATCCATGGGAACGCAAGAGTTACTGGAAAAATATGTTGGAGGCAGTTCACACGATTCATCAACatg gtattgttCACAGTGATCTGAAGCCTGCTAACTTTCTGATAGTTGATGGCATGCTAAAGCTAATTGATTTTGGAATTGCAAACCAAATGCAACCAGATACAACAAGTATTGTTAAAGACTCTCAG GTTGGTACAGTTAATTATATGCCACCAGAAGCAATCAAAGATATGTCTTCCTCAAGAGAAAATGGGAAATCCAAATCGAAG ataaGCCCCAAAAGTGATGTTTGGTCCTTAGGTTGCATTTTGTACTATATGACTTACGGGAAAACACCGTTTCAGCATATCATTAATCAGATTTCTAAATTACATGCCATAATTGACCCTAATCATGAAATTGAATTTCCTGATATTCCAGAGAAAGATCTTCAAGATGTGTTAAAG tgtTGTTTAATAAGGGACCCTAAACAGAGGATATCCATTCCTGAGCTTCTGGCACATCCATATGTTCAGATTCAAACTCATCCAG gTAACCAGATGGCTAAGGGaaccactgaagaaatgaaatacGTTCTGGGCCAACTTGTTGGCCTGAATTCTCCTAactccattttgaaagctgctaaA
- the TTK gene encoding dual specificity protein kinase TTK isoform X1, with the protein MEAEDLSGRELTIDSIMNKVRDIKNKFKNEDLTDELSLNKVSADTTDNSGTVNQIMMMANNPEDWLNLLLKLEKNSVPLNDALLNKLIGRYNQAIEALPPDKYGQNESFARIQVRFAELKAIQEPDDARDYFQMARANCKKFAFVHISFAQFELSQGNFKKSKQLLHKAVECGAVPGEMLEIAIRNLNLQKKQLLSEEEKKSLSASTVSNVQEPFPSTLGHLPNRNISCDSRAQTKARFLYGENIPPQDAEIGHRNPLKQTNKAKRSCPFGRVPVNLLSSPDYHEKTDASVAPPFTKRQISGSECRDTVVSGSKSSGNDSSDLRHLTSVKNIRSKEPLMSDEKSSELVTDSVTLKNKSESSLLTKLEETKEHHEPKVPESNQKQWPSKRKSECVNQNPAASSNQWQISEIISKADTEQKQTSFEQPALSVSKQSPPISTPKWIDPKSICKTPSNSVLDDYMSCFRTPVVKNDFPPACQLSTPYSQLACFQQQQQQIPVTPLQNLQISASSSANECISVKGKMYSILKQLGSGGSSKVFQVLNGKKQIHAIKYVNLEEADSQTIDSYRNEIAYLNKLQQHSDKIIRLYDYEIADQYIYMVMECGNIDLNTWLKKKKSINPWERKSYWKNMLEAVHTIHQHGIVHSDLKPANFLIVDGMLKLIDFGIANQMQPDTTSIVKDSQVGTVNYMPPEAIKDMSSSRENGKSKSKISPKSDVWSLGCILYYMTYGKTPFQHIINQISKLHAIIDPNHEIEFPDIPEKDLQDVLKCCLIRDPKQRISIPELLAHPYVQIQTHPGNQMAKGTTEEMKYVLGQLVGLNSPNSILKAAKTLYEHYSGGESHDSCSSSNTLEKKWGKK; encoded by the exons atggAGGCTGAGGATTTAAGTGGCAGAGAGTTGACAATTGATTCCAtaatgaacaaagtgagagatattaaaaataaatttaaaaacgaaGATCTTACTGATGAGCTAAGCTTGAATAAAGTCTCTGCTGATACTACAG ATAACTCGGGAACTGTTAACCAAATTATGATGATGGCAAACAACCCAGAGGACTGGTTGAATTTGTTGCTCAAACTAGAGAAAAACAGTGTCCCTTTAAATGATGCccttttaaataaattgattgGTCGTTACAATCAAGCAATTGAAGCACTTCCTCCAGATAAATATGGCCAAAATGAGAGTTTTGCTAGAATTCAAGTGAGATTTGCTGAATTAAAAGC TATTCAAGAGCCAGATGACGCACGTGACTACTTTCAGATGGCCAGAGCAAACTGCAAGAAATTTGCTtttgtgcatatatcttttgcaCAGTTTGAACTATCACAAG gTAATTTCAAAAAAAGCAAGCAACTTCTTCATAAAGCTGTGGAATGCGGAGCAGTACCAGGAGAAATGCTGGAAATTGCCATTCGGAATTTAAACCTTCAAAAAAAGCAGCTGctttcagaggaagaaaagaagagtttATCAG CATCTACAGTATCAAATGTGCAAGAACCATTCCCCAGTACACTTGGACATTTACCAAATAGGAACATCAGTTGTGATTCCAGAGCACAGACTAAAGCCAGGTTTTTGTATGG agaGAACATACCCCCTCAAGATGCAGAGATAGGCCATCGAAATccattgaaacaaacaaacaaagctaaGCGA tcATGCCCATTCGGAAGAGTCCCAGTTAACCTTCTAAGTAGCCCGGATTACCATGAGAAGACAGATGCTTCAGTTGCACCCCCTTTTACTAAAAG ACAGATCTCTGGATCAGAATGCCGAGATACAGTCGTTTCTGGATCTAAATCAAGTGGAAATGATTCCAGTGACTTGAGACATTTAACG TCTGTTAAAAATATTCGTTCCAAGGAACCTCTGATGTCAGATGAGAAGAGTTCTGAACTTGTTACTGATTCAGTAACCCTGAAGAATAAAAGTGAATCAAGTCTTCTAACAAAATTAGAAG AAACTAAAGAACATCACGAACCAAAGGTTCCAGAAAGTAACCAGAAACAATGGCCATCTAAGAGAAAGTCAGAATGTGTAAACCAGAATCCTGCTGCATCTTCAAATCAGTGGCAGATTTCAGAGATAATCTCAAAAGCTGATACAGAG CAGAAACAAACCAGTTTTGAGCAACCTGCCCTTTCGGTTTCAAAGCAGTCACCACCGATATCAACACCTAAATGGATTGACCCAAAATCTATCTGTAAGACACCCAGCAACAGTGTCTTGGATGATTATATGAGCTG ttTCAGGACTCCAGTTGTAAAGAACGACTTTCCACCTGCTTGTCAGTTGTCAACACCATATAGCCAACTTGCCTGTttccagcagcaacagcagcaaatACCCGTTACTCCACTTCAAAACTTGCAG atTTCAGCATCCTCTTCAGCAAATGAATGCATTTCAGTTAAAGGAAAAATGTATTCCATACTGAAGCAGCTAGGAAGTGGAGGTTCAAGTAAG GTATTTCAGGTGTTGAATGGAAAGAAACAGATACATGCTATAAAGTATGTGAACTTAGAAGAAGCAGATAGCCAAACAATTGATAGTTACCGGAATGAAATTGCTTATCTGAATAAACTACAACAACACAGTGATAAAATCATCCGACTTTATGAtta TGAAATCGCAGATCAGTACATCTACATGGTAATGGAATGTGGAAATATTGATCTTAATACttggcttaaaaagaaaaaatccatcaATCCATGGGAACGCAAGAGTTACTGGAAAAATATGTTGGAGGCAGTTCACACGATTCATCAACatg gtattgttCACAGTGATCTGAAGCCTGCTAACTTTCTGATAGTTGATGGCATGCTAAAGCTAATTGATTTTGGAATTGCAAACCAAATGCAACCAGATACAACAAGTATTGTTAAAGACTCTCAG GTTGGTACAGTTAATTATATGCCACCAGAAGCAATCAAAGATATGTCTTCCTCAAGAGAAAATGGGAAATCCAAATCGAAG ataaGCCCCAAAAGTGATGTTTGGTCCTTAGGTTGCATTTTGTACTATATGACTTACGGGAAAACACCGTTTCAGCATATCATTAATCAGATTTCTAAATTACATGCCATAATTGACCCTAATCATGAAATTGAATTTCCTGATATTCCAGAGAAAGATCTTCAAGATGTGTTAAAG tgtTGTTTAATAAGGGACCCTAAACAGAGGATATCCATTCCTGAGCTTCTGGCACATCCATATGTTCAGATTCAAACTCATCCAG gTAACCAGATGGCTAAGGGaaccactgaagaaatgaaatacGTTCTGGGCCAACTTGTTGGCCTGAATTCTCCTAactccattttgaaagctgctaaA